The following are from one region of the Syngnathus acus chromosome 10, fSynAcu1.2, whole genome shotgun sequence genome:
- the b4gat1 gene encoding beta-1,4-glucuronyltransferase 1 isoform X1, whose amino-acid sequence MHLPKKCSAFRMVLSALLLVALLQLLYLSFLSKLHGKQQRYSYSELFGGSGPGSVAAHAEKNARKERLRYSLSTGGIFDHSGQYRVYKNMVQSDFANKPASNVLTLATHTTINNLHHLEDLVERWRNPLSVAIFAHGQDVKFATALVYALGVLCPRLQALVDFHLVCLSGETASFPEEDHHHFAGLGDCAAVFARLQAHRDKYKNYAIGADVSYPNNLLRNVARGGSEASYVLVIDIDMMPAADLHRQFLEMIAGRRPDPDQVFVLPAFEIRHTRKIPATKAELVRLYQVGEVRPFYEELCPRCQAPTNYSQWVNSHVRDTSGVLEVAYTLTWVDPWEPFYIGPRSVPLYDENFKQYGFNRISQACELHVAGFKFSVLTSAFLVHRGFKIQGEFHAKKDEENNRNRLLFRSFKEALKTKYPNSARRC is encoded by the exons ATGCATCTGCCTAAGAAATGTTCGGCCTTCCGCATGGTGCTGAGCGCTCTGCTGCTGGTGGCGCTGCTGCAGCTCCTCTACCTGTCCTTCTTGTCCAAGTTGCACGGCAAGCAGCAGCGCTACAGCTACTCGGAGCTCTTCGGGGGCTCCGGCCCGGGGAGCGTCGCGGCGCACGCCGAGAAGAACGCCCGCAAGGAGCGCCTGAGATATTCCCTTTCCACGGGGGGGATCTTTGACCACAGCGGACAGTACCGCGTGTACAAGAACATGGTTCAGAGCGACTTCGCCAACAAGCCGGCTTCCAATGTTCTCACGCTGGCCACCCACACGACCATCAACAACCTTCACCACCTGGAGGATCTGGTGGAGCGGTGGCGCAACCCGCTGTCGGTGGCGATCTTTGCGCACGGCCAGGACGTCAAGTTTGCCACGGCGCTGGTGTACGCGCTGGGCGTTTTGTGTCCTCGCTTGCAGGCCCTGGTGGACTTCCACCTGGTGTGTCTCTCGGGGGAGACGGCCAGCTTTCCCGAGGAGGACCACCACCACTTTGCCGGCCTGGGCGACTGCGCTGCTGTCTTCGCCCGGCTGCAAGCCCACAGGGACAAATACAAGAACTACGCTATTGGCGCCGACGTCTCCTACCCCAATAACCTCCTTCGGAACGTGGCCCGAGGAGGCAGCGAGGCCTCCTACGTCCTCGTCATTGACATCGACATGATGCCTGCGGCTGATCTGCACCGGCAGTTCCTGGAGATGATCGCCGGGCGCCGGCCTGACCCGGACCAGGTTTTCGTCTTGCCCGCCTTCGAGATCCGCCACACCAGGAAGATCCCGGCCACCAAGGCGGAGCTGGTGCGGCTATACCAGGTGGGCGAAGTGAGACCTTTCTATGAGGAGCTGTGCCCTCGATGCCAAGCCCCCACCAACTACTCGCAGTGGGTCAACAGCCACGTCCGGGACACTTCGGGCGTCCTGGAAGTGGCCTACACGCTGACCTGGGTGGATCCGTGGGAGCCTTTTTACATCGGCCCGCGCAGCGTGCCCCTCTACGACGAGAACTTCAAGCAGTACGGCTTCAATCGCATCAGCCAG GCCTGCGAGCTCCACGTAGCCGGCTTCAAGTTCTCCGTGCTGACCTCGGCCTTCCTGGTCCACCGCGGCTTCAAGATCCAGGGCGAGTTCCACGCTAAGAAGGACGAGGAAAACAATCGCAACCGGCTCCTGTTTCGCAGCTTCAAAGAGGCTCTGAAGACCAAATATCCAAACTCCGCCAGGCGATGCTaa
- the b4gat1 gene encoding beta-1,4-glucuronyltransferase 1 isoform X2, with product MHLPKKCSAFRMVLSALLLVALLQLLYLSFLSKLHGKQQRYSYSELFGGSGPGSVAAHAEKNARKERLRYSLSTGGIFDHSGQYRVYKNMVQSDFANKPASNVLTLATHTTINNLHHLEDLVERWRNPLSVAIFAHGQDVKFATALVYALGVLCPRLQALVDFHLVCLSGETASFPEEDHHHFAGLGDCAAVFARLQAHRDKYKNYAIGADVSYPNNLLRNVARGGSEASYVLVIDIDMMPAADLHRQFLEMIAGRRPDPDQVFVLPAFEIRHTRKIPATKAELVRLYQVGEVRPFYEELCPRCQAPTNYSQWVNSHVRDTSGVLEVAYTLTWVDPWEPFYIGPRSVPLYDENFKQYGFNRISQVRNGVMRVQSSQMGIS from the exons ATGCATCTGCCTAAGAAATGTTCGGCCTTCCGCATGGTGCTGAGCGCTCTGCTGCTGGTGGCGCTGCTGCAGCTCCTCTACCTGTCCTTCTTGTCCAAGTTGCACGGCAAGCAGCAGCGCTACAGCTACTCGGAGCTCTTCGGGGGCTCCGGCCCGGGGAGCGTCGCGGCGCACGCCGAGAAGAACGCCCGCAAGGAGCGCCTGAGATATTCCCTTTCCACGGGGGGGATCTTTGACCACAGCGGACAGTACCGCGTGTACAAGAACATGGTTCAGAGCGACTTCGCCAACAAGCCGGCTTCCAATGTTCTCACGCTGGCCACCCACACGACCATCAACAACCTTCACCACCTGGAGGATCTGGTGGAGCGGTGGCGCAACCCGCTGTCGGTGGCGATCTTTGCGCACGGCCAGGACGTCAAGTTTGCCACGGCGCTGGTGTACGCGCTGGGCGTTTTGTGTCCTCGCTTGCAGGCCCTGGTGGACTTCCACCTGGTGTGTCTCTCGGGGGAGACGGCCAGCTTTCCCGAGGAGGACCACCACCACTTTGCCGGCCTGGGCGACTGCGCTGCTGTCTTCGCCCGGCTGCAAGCCCACAGGGACAAATACAAGAACTACGCTATTGGCGCCGACGTCTCCTACCCCAATAACCTCCTTCGGAACGTGGCCCGAGGAGGCAGCGAGGCCTCCTACGTCCTCGTCATTGACATCGACATGATGCCTGCGGCTGATCTGCACCGGCAGTTCCTGGAGATGATCGCCGGGCGCCGGCCTGACCCGGACCAGGTTTTCGTCTTGCCCGCCTTCGAGATCCGCCACACCAGGAAGATCCCGGCCACCAAGGCGGAGCTGGTGCGGCTATACCAGGTGGGCGAAGTGAGACCTTTCTATGAGGAGCTGTGCCCTCGATGCCAAGCCCCCACCAACTACTCGCAGTGGGTCAACAGCCACGTCCGGGACACTTCGGGCGTCCTGGAAGTGGCCTACACGCTGACCTGGGTGGATCCGTGGGAGCCTTTTTACATCGGCCCGCGCAGCGTGCCCCTCTACGACGAGAACTTCAAGCAGTACGGCTTCAATCGCATCAGCCAGGTCAGAAATGGCGTCATGCGCGTGCAGAGCAGCCAAATGGGGATTTCATA A
- the pfdn2 gene encoding prefoldin subunit 2 isoform X2, producing MVVATFQRMRQEQRNMASKAAELEMESNEHSLVIDTLKDVDPSRKCFRLVGGVLVERTVKEVLPALQTNKEQLSKIIESLNTMMLEKGRELTEYRERYNIRLVGEGESDAQSQSTTASKDSEGGNPKSGAGVLVS from the exons GTGGTGGCAACATTTCAGAGAATGCGCCAGGAGCAGCGCAATATGGCCTCCAAAGCAGCAGAGTTGGAGATGGAATCAAATGAACACAG CCTTGTCATCGACACCCTGAAAGATGTGGACCCTTCCCGGAAATGCTTCCGTCTCGTCGGCGGCGTGCTGGTGGAGAGGACGGTCAAAGAAGTTCTGCCGGCACTGCAAACCAACAAGGAGCAG CTCTCCAAAATAATCGAGTCACTCAACACCATGATGCTGGAGAAAGGCCGTGAACTCACCGAGTACAGAGAACGTTACAACATTCGCCTGGTGGGCGAGGGCGAGAGCGATGCACAGAGCCAGTCCACGACTGCTTCCAAGGATAGTGAAGGAGGCAACCCTAAAAGTGGAGCTGGTGTTTTGGTTTCatag